One genomic window of Anthonomus grandis grandis chromosome 3, icAntGran1.3, whole genome shotgun sequence includes the following:
- the LOC126733833 gene encoding uncharacterized protein LOC126733833 translates to MPSFCSVVKCLMRAERDNVKFFRIPAALKDRGDILDALSNERRDLWIKSLKRGPFTDTFLKNARICSRHFINGAPAELEDKGNPDWVPNQNMGYVTIKTVTKKAVERHDRALNRRKRVKLEINAEESKTGIDPGINPENVNTPSCSNTQMENMNEEIAATKVSETQTSIAVQTDLLIDNLCKLFADLKFCNSQIYKLKQRLESCDLNEDSFKNNGSKCLYFTGLSCNIFFTLYEDIKPFLSVKKALSPFQQLLLTLMKFRLNLPFKYMSYRLNNCFRDLLKYFKYLILKTETFCFGAISRPVTQKCSCLF, encoded by the exons ATGCCTTCGTTTTGTTCAGTTGTAAAGTGTTTAATGAGAGCTGAGAGGGACAATGTAAAGTTTTTTAGAATACCCGCTGCTTTAAAAGATCGAGGAGATATATTAGATGCCTTGTCAAATGAACGTCGTGATCTTTGGATTAAGTCTTTAAAAAGGGGCCCTTTCACAGACACGTTCCTAAAAAATGCTCGAATATGTTCTAGGCATTTCATAAACG GTGCTCCCGCTGAGTTGGAAGATAAAGGCAATCCCGACTGGGTACCTAATCAAAATATGGGTTATGTTACAATTAAAACTGTAACTAAAAAAGCAGTAGAGAGACATGACAGGGCATTAAATAGGAGAAAAAGGGTTAAGTTGGAG ATAAATGCAGAGGAAAGCAAGACAGGAATCGACCCAGGTATCAATCCAGAAAATGTCAATACTCCCAGCTGCAGTAACACCCAAATGGAGAACATGAATGAAGAAATTGCGGCTACAAAAGTTAGTGAAACACAAACTAGTATTGCAGTGCAAACTGACCTATTAATTGACAATTTGTGTAAACTTTTTGCAGATCTTAAGTTTTGCAATAGTCAAATATACAAGCTAAAACAAAGGCTTGAAAGCTGTGATTTAAATGaagattcatttaaaaataatggctctaaatgtttatattttaccgGTCTTAgctgcaatatattttttacattatatgaAGATATTAAGCCATTCTTATCTGTGAAAAAAGCATTGTCACCTTTCCAACAGTTGCTGCTCACATTAATGaaatttagattaaatttacCCTTTAAGTATATGTCATATCGATTGAACAACTGTTTCAGAGACCTTCTTAAGTACTTTAAGTATCTTATACTTAAGACTGAAACATTTTGTTTTGGGGCCATCTCGAGACCAGTTACTCAGAAATGTTCCTGCTTGTTTTAA